From the Eschrichtius robustus isolate mEscRob2 chromosome 3, mEscRob2.pri, whole genome shotgun sequence genome, the window CTTGAAATTTCAGGGTTGTGCACCAAGGCTAATTCATTGAAAGTGGCTGTTGAGAAGGAGTTCAACGTCTTGTTCAGTTGCAGGGGGGAAGAGTGCTGAGAGATGTAGTTCATGGGCCACAAACTGCCATCCTGGATGGAATCATTTGAAAATCCCTTTCAAACATCTAGCAAACTGCGAGTTGCTCGGCCAAATCTACTAATGGTCATATATTTTTAGGgccaaatagtattttaaaatgtttacattagttaccaaaattttaaaatatggaaattcaCGCAAAAGATACTCACATGGCATCTTTTGGCTGGAAGGGAGTTGCAGCTGTCCCTTTTTACATGGGACAGGCACCATTTTTCCTAACTGCTTCACTTATTTGTTACCTATGTGGCCTTGTGAGCCATTGTGACCCTGTCCTAATACTCTTGTGCTCTCCTCTCCGCATTTTTCCACCTCATGCTCCCACACCACCCCTCACCAGACCACACACTTGCCTTCATCAGGGGCATTCTCGTCCCACACAGACCACATCTGGACGCTGAAGAAAGGCGCCCAGCAGGCGATGTAGGCCAGCACAATGACGAAGGTCATCTTCACAGTCCGGATCTTGGCCCGTGAGATGGTGCTGGTGCTGCTGACCCGGGATGGCAGCCCCCGTGTGGCTGCAGCTGGTGCAGAAGGAGGTGAGGGCCGGTTCCAAGTCCTCCAACCCCCTCCTTCTACCTTCCAGGCCCCGGTCTTGACTTTTAGGTTCTTACAGATTTCATGGCAGATGAGGCTGTAGCAGGCCGTGAGCATGGCCACAGGCAGGATGAAGATGGCCAGGGTGGTCCAGGTGATGTAGGCCCGTGGCCCCCAAGGAAAGCGGAAGTCTGCCCAGCAGTCCAGCACTCCAGAGCCCTGGATCACCTCTcgtaaagaaaaaatgaagacttGAGGGAGGCTGAGGATGGCAGCCAGCAGCCAAGGAGCTGCAATGAGAGGGTAGGTGGACCGGCTGGGCTGCTGGAGGCTGCACAGGGGGTGACAAACGGCCAGGTAGCGGTCAAGCGTCATGGCCAGCAGCATGTAGGTGGAGGCGAACATGCTGAGCACCTGCAGGTACTTGATGGCCCGGCAGAGGGGGTCGGGGCCCTGGAAGCGGTAGGTGATGTCCCACAGCAGCTGGGGCAGCACCTGGAAGAGTGCCACGCCCAGGTCCGTCAGGGCCAGGTGCAGCACGAACAGGTGCATGCGGGAGCGCTTGCGGCCGGGCTGCCCCACCGTCAGCAGCACAGTCAGGTTGCCCCCTGTCGCCAGCACCAGGACAGTGGCCAGGACGCCGATCTCCACCTTGGCCAGCTCCTCATCCCGGCCCAGCCAGGGTGTGGTGGCATTGGGGACAGAGAGGGTGCTCCCGGGCGTGGGGCTGGTGATCCAAGGAGGCCCAGGATCCATGGTGGAAGTTTGCTGGGAGGGAacgggaggaaggagagggatggatggagagtgtgagtgtgagtgGAGAGGTTGGTTGAAGGagatggagtggggaggggaagttTTAAGATGGAAAAAAGGAGAAGGTTGGGGATGACCAGGAAAAGGCTGAAACTGGGTGGAAATCGTTAAGAAGATGGGGGTAGAGAAGACGATGGAGAATGAGATAAGGAAGGAGAAGATGCTGatcccagagaggggagggggaaccCAGGAGCGAAGGGAAGGAGGGGTCAGGGAGGCAAGGTGTCAGGAAAGGAAGAATGGATGAGGCTGTGCACGGCGAGGCCTCTGGAAGGGAAAGAAGGCTGGGGCAGCTGGCACCACTCCCAAATCCACCCCAAATTCACTCTCTCCAAACTTTTCTGGAAGCGGAAAGCGGATGTCCCTAAGCCTGCTTGGAGGCGCGCTCCCGGCCATCGGTGTCGCCCGCCGGCCTGGAAGCCGCAGCCGAGCCCACGCGCCCCGGCCGGCATGCGGCGACCAGCGGCAGCTGAAGCGCAGCGGCTCGGCCGAGCGAGTTTTATGCTCTAGCGCAGCACGAGCGCAGCGGCCCCTCGGCGCGCCGGTTGGCTCCTGCAGAGGAGGGCGGAGTGACACCCACAGGAGGAAGGACCGAGAGcctgggtggaggggtgggggtagGTGTCGGGGGAGGGTcctggaggaggggcagagggggcGGTGGACCAGGGACAGGGAGCCAGAGAAGCGGACGAGGCGAGCAAGCGCTCACCAGCCGGCGCGACCCACGGACCCTCAGACAGACAGATAACCTCACCCTGGCTCGCACCTGGAACCCCCGGACTGTCTCCCGAGACAGGTGCACACCCGGGGGACGCGTGGTGGCCACCCACCTATGTGGGGACTCCAAGGCTGCCTGCTCTGTTGGGTCCCTGAACGGGGCTCCCCGTTAGCCCAGAAaggtccaaaatctgcaggggtGGCCAGGTGGGCGAGGTAGGGCCCCAGACGGAGCCCTCAGCCCTTGGGGGTGACGTCAGACCACAGACTCTGGTGGAGACTTGGAGCCATAAAGGGGGGGAAGAAAATGCGAGGATGTGTTTGGAGAGGGGTCAGTGGTGGTGACGGGAGAGAGGTGAGGGTGGGAGCAGTTAGACCTGGAGTCCTGGGTTTCAGGGGAAGGTTtaacccccagccccccaccaccccccgcgCCGAGTCTTTCACCAGCAGTAGCCTCAAGGCAGTTAACCACCCTGTGAGGTAGAAAACTGAGGCCGCAGAAGTCATGTGACTTGCTCTAGAAGATCACGGAACTAGTAAAGCAGTGTGCTTTTCCCAGAGCAGCCTTGACTAACAGCCAGTGTGTGAGAGGCACTGGAGCAATAAAAATAGACCCCCAGGGCCCAGAGGAAGCTTACAACTCAGCGGAGAAAGTAATGCGTGGTAGTGGTTGTGGAATTCACTTTGTTTTTAGTACACATAGGAGGTGGATTGTTGGGACTCTCCAGAGCAGATTAGAAGTGCCTTAGGAGTGACAATAGCATCGTCTACCACCCTCAGAAAGGTCAGGACCCATCATCGTACCAGAGGTCCCCTTGTCTTGCCTTATAATCAAACCAGACCCCCATTTACAGTGtcatccacccacccacacacccaaTTAACATCACTTTTTGAAGAGTCTCTGTCCTGAACAGCCCACACATTCATCTCCACTTCATCCCACTCCACAGTTCAAACACTCACCATTTCTCACCTAAAATACCCTAGCATCCTCCTCTTGTGCTCTGCAGCCCAAGCCCCAACTTCTCAAGGATTTTGCTCtttatgaataattattttaagtctCTCTACTGGATCACTGCCATCGGCAGGCAAACAAACTCTACTGCtgagcatttaaaaaacatatatataaccCACCTCAGTCACTGGACCCCGACCTCCAGCTGTTATAATCTCTTCCCCTCGACGGCAAAACTCAAAAGGGCTGTCATTTCTTGatgtattcatttaaaattatatatatttaaacatatgttttaaaatgttacatattgcataaatgatatcatactacATATACTATTCTGgaacttgctttttaaattctactttatttttgaGATCAGTCCATGATAATAATAGGTCTCGTTTATTCACATTCGAGTATgtgaatataaaacattttatttattcagtgccctatttttatagtttaggttatttccagcgtttgttttttttttttctatttattttttaatactgcaatgaacattcttataTATGTGTCTTTGTGTTCGTGTGTGAGAATTTCTGTCAGGTGTACATAGAGAAGTATATGCTTGATATCAATATTGTTGTGTCATACAATGTATGAATTTTCAATTTGATAGGACCATATCttaaatcttaaatattttatctctAAATTTGTTCTACTGATTTATTCTCCCCCCAGCTGCATTTGAGTTTCTCATCATCCTCACAGCCAGACTTTTTAATTTTCACCTATCTGATAAGTATAAAATAGCATCTCATGTTgcttttagtttctatttctctgatTACTAAGTATTTTGAGTGTCTTGCcatgtatttatttactgtttggatttcctcttctgtgagTTGTTCATATCCTATGCACAATTTTTTATTAGGTAGTTTTTCTTATCAGTTTGTAGGAAATCTCTATATGTTCTGATATGAATCTTTTATGTATTCTGAGACGTTGCAGATATCTTCTCTAATCTGTcacttatcttttaattttatttatggggTCATTTGTTACAAagaaagtttaaattttaatgaaatcaatattttcttttatcttttctgcTTTTTGTGTCTATCTTAAGGACAGAGATATCCcgtatttttttctaacacttttaacatttgtttttcactatttaggtctttaatccattcagaATTCATTTTGGGTATCTGTGAGGTAAGAATCTaacttcgttttttttttttcccacatggcAAACCAATTACTCAATTTATTGAGTACTCCATCATTTCCCACTGTCAGCTGTATAATATATTGAGTTTCAAAATATGTATAGGGCTATTTCTGGGGTCTCTGGTCTgttccattgttttatttttctgtccctGCTCTAATATTTCACTGTTTTAGGTACTAAAGCTTTATAATAAACCTTAATATATAGTAAAAAGCAAGCCTCCCTTTTgctcttattttcaaaatggttttCACCAGTTTGAAATTGTGAAGTTTGGTATCAGTTTGTCTAGTTCCACAAAAATTTCTGTTGAGCTTTTGGTTAAAAGCATTGAATTTTGAGAATAATTTGGGGGAGAACTGacatatttatgattttattcaGATCTATTTTTATGTCCTTCAGTactattttatacttttcttcaTAAATGTTTTCCAAACTTTTGATAGATTTATTCCCATATACCTAACAATTTCTGTTACCATTATACATAGAATGTTGTTCCATCACATTTTCTAATAACTGATTAGTTATTGCCAGTATTTGGGAACAACATTGATTTTTGTAACTTGCTCTTAAATTCAGCACATTCCTCTTCCCTCTCAGTCCCCAGCAACcactatttgttttctatctgtATGATTTTCCCATTCTGAACATTTtagataaatgaaatcatacaatatgtggcctttgtgtctggcttctctctcttagcgtaatgttttcaaggttcatccgtgaaCCTTGTATGTATcattactttattcctttttatgactgaataatattccattgtatgaatataccacattttatttacccattcatcagccgatgggcatttagtttatttcctctttttggttactatgaataatactgctatgaacatccatgtataagtttttgtgtggacatatgttgtCAGTTCTCTGGGGTATacacctagaaatggaattgctgggtcgtatttGGTAACTCtgacttttttaaggaactgtcaaactgttttccaaagaagcTGAATCATTTTGTCTTGAGTCCTTTTGACAAAACCTTAGTTTTCTTTGATAGCTCTCTTACTTTCAGGTGTGACAAGGCATTTTTTTATATAAGTATCATACTGAACACATTTTTctccacttgatttttttttcacttaacatatccTGAAGATTTCTTCATAGGAGATTACAGAgatattcctcttttctttttgcagTTGCTTAGTACTTGGTTTGTAGAAGTACCATAGTTTATTCCTCCAATCCTCTTTGATGGGCATTTTGCTTGTATACAGTCTTGCTGTtaaaaatagtgctgcaataaattgCCTTATATATATAGTTTCCCATATTTTGCAGTAGATGACTAGAAATTAGATTGCTGGGTTTTAAAGTATTTGCACAAACAAGTTTGCTATATATTGCCAAATTCTCCTCTGTAGGGATTGAACCACCTTTCATTCCTATTGTAATGTATGAGAGAGCCTATTTCCCCAAAGTTTTAACAGCAGTGTATTCTTAAAttttggatttttgccaatctaagttaaaaataatattctcagcATAGTTTTAATTTGCCTGTTTTTTATTATGAGTGAGGTTGAACATCTTAATGTTAAGAGccattcatatttctttttctaataattattgaTATCTCTCGTCAATTTTTCTGTGATTGTTGACCTTTTAATTCTGTCCTTTAGAAACTTTATATACTTTGGTAATTAACGTTTTTCTGACATTTAACTTgcaatttcttttttcactttgtcATTGATCGTTTTACGTGATTTGTGGTATTTCTTGACAGAGACAACCATTCTTAACTCATTTAGCATTTATTTGCTATTAACgtccatatttctaaataacaaacatatactattacttcttagttttcattttaagCACTATTTATTGACCTTCCCTTTGAGCATATGGTGCCCTTTCAACAGAGACCCACTGCTCACATGCATATTTCCTGTACCCCCATCTTCTCAATAGAGTAATGGGAAGAGTAACTTGTGAGTCTCCATCTGAGACCAACTGTATGAACTGAAAGTTGAATCTTTATGCAGTAATAAAGATTGGTAAAGCCTTTAgccaaaatacttaaaaatttaagaaagacaTGATTCATCCTCAAGTAATTTAATCTAATCCTTTAGAAAGGATTTGCTTCTATGGATTTGAATGTTGGTTTCTACATTACTAACTAGTAGACTAAgaggcagagaaataaaaattgaagTTGTTAGATGCCACTtcaattaaagaagaaagaagtgtTCTGTTTTCATATGTTCAACTTGAACACAATGTTTTCGGGAATAGACctactgtgaaaaataaaatttatttacatatttatcaaTAACTCTTCTCTTAATAATCTTCCATTTTGGCCAAAAGGGTGAACTCAAAATCCTTCTCACATTATTATTGGCCAGTGAAGAATGGGGACTATGTGTCCCTCTTGTGCCACACCATGACCTGGGCAGAAGAAAGTAGAtaaggaggcttccctggtggtgcagtggttaagaatccgcctgccaattcaggggacacaggtttgagccctggtccaggaagatcccacatgccgcggagcaactaagcccgtgcgccacaactactgagcctgcgctctagagcccacgagccacaactactgaagcccacgtgccacaactactgaagcccacgtgcctagagcctgtgctctgcaacaagagaagccaccgcaatgagaagtctgcgtgccgcaacgaagagtagcccccgctcactgcaactagagaaagcccgagcgcagcaacgaagatccaacgcagccaaaaataaataaattaaaataaataaatttttttaaaaatccccagaaaatttaaaaaaaaagaaaaaaaaggaagtagatAAGGGCATTTTGCTTCTTAGCCTCTGGGTGCCTAGCCTGCAGAGGCCTCTTCTTGGTTGGGACTCAGAACCCTCTCAGAGTGTTGAGTTACTTGCCAGAGCTGGCACTTCAGAGAGATGCCTGGTTCCTTGTCGTCACACTTGTCATCCACCAGGTGCTGGCCTTTCTGTTTCCCTGAGTAACCCTTGATTCAGTGTCCCATAAATGTCTTGATGGAGGAAGCGGTCTGGGGAAGATGGGCCATTATGGGCACTAATGCACCTTTTACAGCCTTGGTGTTGCCACTGTCTTCTGTTAAGTTGGTTTAACCCTGAGACTGCTGGAAAGCCAATGGGTAAAAGAAGTTGATGTAGAGAATGGGAGGGTCAGCTGAACCAGTGTTGATCTCAGGGATTCTCCAAAAGTCTCCAGTTCCTCTCACCACAAAACATCTTGAAAAGTCCTAGAATGTTGGAGTTGAAATGGACTTGTACCTTGATTCGACCAAGAGACTGAGGAGTGACGGAAAGGATCTCAGAGACCATCAAGTCCCATTCTCTCCTTTTCCAGAAGAAAGTCCAACCCGAAAGCCAAAGATGAAAGTGAGGTTCTCAACACCACATGGATATTGAAGGTGAGAACCTGACCAGGATCCAAATCTGTCCACGTGTTCTTTTCTCCATCGATCCCTCAGGACAGTGGTTCTCCACCCTGGCTGCACATGTGAATCTCCTGAACAAATTGTAAAATGCCCAGGCCTCACCCACAGAGAGTGATCCACTGCCGTAAGGCAAAGCTTTCAGCACTGAAGCTGATAAAGCCAACTCAGTGCTTGACCCCTACTGGAAGGTCAATAAGCTTTTGTTGAATATTAATTCAGATTTAATGAgcacaaaagaataaatgaattatcCCCACCAGGTAACGTTGTTTTATTTCTCAACGTTATTGTAGACAGTTAAAAATATTCACAGAAGTAGAGAGACTAGTATAATAATTTGTATAGTATCTAATTTGCCTTTAAATAGAGGTTTTCTGGAGAATAGATCAGAGAAGTGACTCTGATGCTGCTGAGAATACCCACAGCCCCACTAGGCCAGGGTCGAGTTACCTGTGTGCAGTATCTTTGGATACCTCTCAGACCACATCCCCCTGAACCTGTGGCAGGTGGGCGGACCCAGTGCCCAGGCATCCTGGTGGCCAGAAACATAGCAGGCGGCTAAAGATTGGGGGCCCTTTATACAATATGCCTGTTCCGCAATCCTGGCCCCAGGGCAGACCTCAGCT encodes:
- the AVPR1B gene encoding vasopressin V1b receptor, with product MDPGPPWITSPTPGSTLSVPNATTPWLGRDEELAKVEIGVLATVLVLATGGNLTVLLTVGQPGRKRSRMHLFVLHLALTDLGVALFQVLPQLLWDITYRFQGPDPLCRAIKYLQVLSMFASTYMLLAMTLDRYLAVCHPLCSLQQPSRSTYPLIAAPWLLAAILSLPQVFIFSLREVIQGSGVLDCWADFRFPWGPRAYITWTTLAIFILPVAMLTACYSLICHEICKNLKVKTGAWKVEGGGWRTWNRPSPPSAPAAATRGLPSRVSSTSTISRAKIRTVKMTFVIVLAYIACWAPFFSVQMWSVWDENAPDEDSTNVSFTISMLLGNLSSCCNPWIYMGFNGHLWPRSLCRLACCGGPGPRMCRQLSSGSPSSRRAMLLTRSSVLPTLSLSPRLSQRPGPEDPLKGEEQVDRDTITETSIF